Proteins encoded in a region of the Streptococcus sanguinis genome:
- a CDS encoding NUDIX hydrolase, with protein METKETAKIIQRLLSITETGLAFTRDEFDRERYLELRQLLGHLLADWSDLDGKELAELLRPTDFYSTPLIDVRAVLVRDGKVCLVKGKNEKTWALPGGFCEVGLSPKENIVKEVQEETGFNVSVSRLLAIFDTNKFQFQSKQYAKLVFECQIEDGNFQPNTEIEELAFFDIQSLPELSSKRTTKEQLEILWEIYQGDREQYLD; from the coding sequence ATGGAAACTAAAGAAACTGCAAAAATCATTCAACGTCTCCTTTCTATTACAGAGACAGGACTGGCATTTACTCGTGATGAATTTGATCGAGAGCGTTACTTAGAACTACGTCAGCTTTTGGGACACCTCCTGGCTGATTGGTCAGATTTGGATGGGAAAGAATTGGCAGAGCTGTTGCGCCCAACGGATTTTTATTCCACTCCTTTGATTGATGTCCGAGCTGTACTGGTTCGAGACGGAAAAGTCTGTTTAGTCAAGGGTAAAAATGAGAAAACTTGGGCTTTACCTGGCGGCTTTTGTGAAGTCGGCCTATCTCCTAAGGAAAATATCGTCAAGGAAGTCCAAGAAGAAACGGGATTTAATGTTTCAGTTTCTCGTCTGCTTGCAATTTTTGATACTAATAAATTTCAATTTCAGAGTAAGCAATATGCTAAACTGGTCTTCGAGTGTCAGATAGAGGATGGAAACTTTCAGCCTAATACAGAAATAGAAGAGTTAGCCTTCTTTGATATCCAATCTTTACCAGAATTATCTTCTAAGCGGACGACAAAAGAACAGTTGGAAATCCTTTGGGAGATTTATCAAGGAGATAGAGAACAGTATTTGGATTAG
- a CDS encoding UDP-N-acetylmuramoyl-tripeptide--D-alanyl-D-alanine ligase, with the protein MKLDLYEIAEVLSAKNDVTQFENVALRNAEFDSRLIESGDLFVPLKGARDGHDFIPTAFAQGAAATLSERPVAEGAYLLVDDVLTAFQRLAQYYLEKMQVDVLAVTGSNGKTTTKDMLAQLLATSYKTYKTQGNYNNEIGLPYTVLHMPEDTEKLVLEMGQDHLGDIHLLSELAKPKTGIVTLVGEAHLEFFGSRAEIAQGKMQIADGLRKDGLLIVPADKIVNEFLPADCKLVRFGPDADIFLTRLEERKDSLSFECNFLEQRIDLPVTGKYNATNAMIAAYAALQEGVSEAAIAQAFSELELTRNRTEWKKAANGADILSDVYNANPTAMRLILETFSTIPANPGGRKLAVLADMKELGADSKSMHGSMITSLNPEIVTDLFLYGQDMESLYDYAKEIYPPGKVHYFIKNDEKDQFEQLTKAVREKLTPTDQILLKGSNSMNLAKLVEDLEDGN; encoded by the coding sequence ATGAAATTAGATTTATATGAAATCGCAGAAGTCCTATCTGCGAAAAATGATGTGACTCAGTTTGAAAATGTTGCGCTTAGAAATGCGGAGTTTGACAGCCGCTTGATTGAGTCGGGTGATCTTTTTGTGCCACTCAAGGGGGCGCGTGACGGCCATGACTTTATCCCAACAGCCTTTGCTCAGGGAGCTGCCGCTACCCTATCTGAGCGTCCAGTGGCAGAGGGGGCTTATCTCTTGGTCGATGATGTCCTGACAGCCTTTCAGCGCTTGGCCCAGTATTATCTGGAAAAGATGCAGGTGGATGTGCTGGCGGTGACAGGTTCCAATGGTAAAACGACAACTAAGGATATGTTGGCCCAGCTACTAGCAACCAGCTACAAGACCTATAAGACCCAGGGCAATTACAACAATGAAATCGGTCTGCCTTATACGGTTCTTCACATGCCTGAGGACACAGAGAAACTTGTCTTAGAAATGGGGCAGGATCACTTGGGTGATATCCATCTCCTGTCTGAACTTGCCAAACCTAAGACAGGCATTGTAACTCTGGTCGGAGAAGCCCATCTGGAATTTTTCGGCAGTCGAGCTGAGATTGCCCAAGGCAAGATGCAGATTGCGGATGGCCTCAGAAAAGATGGTCTCTTGATCGTGCCGGCGGATAAGATTGTCAATGAATTTCTGCCAGCAGACTGCAAACTGGTTCGCTTTGGTCCTGATGCGGATATCTTCCTGACGCGTCTGGAAGAGCGCAAGGACAGCTTGAGCTTTGAATGTAACTTTTTAGAGCAAAGGATCGACCTGCCTGTGACCGGCAAGTATAATGCAACCAACGCCATGATTGCAGCTTATGCGGCTCTGCAGGAGGGTGTATCTGAGGCGGCTATTGCTCAAGCCTTTTCTGAGCTGGAGCTGACCCGCAATCGAACGGAGTGGAAGAAAGCTGCTAATGGCGCGGATATCCTATCGGATGTCTACAATGCCAATCCAACAGCCATGCGCTTGATTCTTGAGACTTTCTCGACCATTCCGGCCAATCCAGGCGGACGAAAATTGGCGGTGCTGGCGGATATGAAAGAGCTGGGAGCGGACTCTAAGTCCATGCACGGCTCGATGATTACCAGCCTCAATCCAGAAATTGTGACCGACCTTTTCCTCTATGGACAGGATATGGAATCCCTCTATGACTATGCCAAGGAAATCTACCCGCCAGGCAAGGTGCATTACTTTATCAAAAATGACGAGAAAGACCAGTTTGAACAGCTGACTAAAGCTGTCAGAGAGAAGCTGACTCCTACTGACCAAATTCTTCTCAAAGGCAGCAATTCCATGAATCTGGCTAAGCTGGTAGAGGACTTAGAAGATGGAAACTAA
- a CDS encoding D-alanine--D-alanine ligase: MAKQRLILLYGGRSAEREVSVLSAESVMRAVNYDRFSVKTYFITKEGDFIQTQEFEAKPAADEKLMTNATVDMSRKIKPSDIYEDGAVVFPVLHGPMGEDGSIQGFLEVLKMPYVGCNILSSSLAMDKITTKRVLESAGIAQVPYVALVDGEDLEQKIQEIEEKLTYPVFTKPSNMGSSVGISKSENQAELRASLDLAFKYDSRVLVEQGVTAREIEVGLLGNVDVKSTLPGEVVKDVAFYDYEAKYIDNKITMDIPAKIPEEVVSLMRQNAETAFRALGGLGLSRCDFFYTEDGQVFLNELNTMPGFTQWSMYPLLWENMGLAYPDLIEKLVGLAEEAFAKREAHLL, from the coding sequence ATGGCAAAACAAAGATTGATTTTATTGTATGGCGGGCGCAGTGCAGAGCGGGAAGTTTCGGTTTTATCAGCTGAGAGCGTCATGCGGGCTGTCAATTATGATAGATTCTCGGTGAAAACTTACTTCATCACCAAGGAGGGAGATTTTATCCAAACTCAGGAATTTGAAGCAAAGCCAGCGGCTGATGAGAAGCTGATGACTAATGCCACAGTGGATATGTCTCGGAAGATCAAGCCCAGCGATATTTACGAAGATGGAGCAGTAGTCTTTCCAGTCCTGCATGGTCCCATGGGCGAAGATGGTTCTATTCAAGGTTTCCTTGAAGTACTCAAAATGCCTTATGTCGGCTGTAATATTTTATCTTCTAGCCTAGCTATGGATAAAATCACGACCAAGCGAGTGCTGGAATCAGCAGGCATCGCCCAAGTGCCTTATGTGGCGCTGGTCGATGGTGAGGATCTAGAGCAAAAAATCCAGGAAATCGAGGAGAAATTGACCTATCCCGTCTTCACCAAACCTTCCAATATGGGCTCCAGTGTCGGCATTTCTAAATCGGAGAACCAAGCAGAACTGCGTGCTTCTCTGGACCTGGCTTTCAAATACGACAGCCGGGTACTGGTTGAGCAGGGAGTGACAGCTCGGGAGATTGAGGTTGGGCTTCTAGGCAATGTTGACGTCAAGAGTACCCTGCCTGGAGAGGTGGTCAAGGACGTGGCTTTCTATGACTACGAAGCCAAATACATTGATAATAAAATTACTATGGATATTCCGGCCAAGATTCCAGAAGAAGTGGTGAGCCTGATGCGTCAAAATGCAGAGACCGCTTTCCGAGCTCTGGGAGGTCTAGGACTGTCCCGCTGTGATTTCTTCTATACAGAAGATGGTCAGGTCTTCCTTAATGAGCTGAATACCATGCCAGGTTTTACCCAGTGGTCCATGTATCCACTGCTTTGGGAAAATATGGGGCTGGCCTATCCTGACTTGATTGAGAAGCTAGTTGGCCTAGCTGAAGAGGCATTTGCTAAGAGAGAGGCGCATCTTCTCTAA
- the recR gene encoding recombination mediator RecR: MLYPTPIAKLIDSFSKLPGIGIKTATRLAFYTISMSDDDVNEFAKNLLAAKRELSYCSVCGNLTDEDPCAICQDQSRDQSTILIVEDSRDVSAMENIQEYHGLYHVLHGLISPMNGIGPDDINLKSLITRLMDSEVTEVIVATNATADGEATSMYISRVLKPAGIKVTRLARGLAVGSDIEYADEVTLIRAIENRTEL; this comes from the coding sequence ATGCTTTACCCAACACCTATCGCCAAGCTGATTGACAGTTTTTCAAAGCTGCCCGGCATTGGCATCAAAACAGCCACTCGACTGGCTTTTTACACTATTAGCATGAGCGATGATGATGTCAATGAATTTGCTAAAAATCTGCTGGCTGCTAAGCGCGAGCTGAGCTACTGCTCTGTCTGCGGCAACTTGACGGACGAAGACCCTTGTGCTATCTGTCAAGACCAGTCGCGCGATCAATCGACTATTTTGATTGTTGAGGACAGCCGGGATGTGTCTGCCATGGAAAATATCCAGGAATACCACGGACTTTATCATGTCCTGCATGGCTTGATTTCGCCTATGAACGGTATTGGACCAGACGATATCAATCTCAAAAGTCTAATCACTCGTCTGATGGATAGTGAGGTGACGGAGGTTATCGTCGCGACGAATGCGACAGCAGATGGCGAAGCGACTTCCATGTATATCTCACGGGTCTTGAAACCGGCTGGGATTAAGGTGACTCGCCTAGCGCGTGGTTTGGCAGTTGGCTCCGATATTGAGTATGCGGACGAGGTTACGCTGATTCGCGCTATCGAAAATCGGACGGAATTATAA